TTCCGGCAGAGTGGTATGGGGCGAGTAGGGCACGCGGCGCAGCAGCGCCAGGTACAGGTCCAGCTGGCGCGCCATGGCCTGTTCATCCAAGGCCAGGCGGGTGGTGGACAGCAGCGCCAGAGCCACCAGGTTCACCGGGTTCACCGCCGCTGCTTCATTCAAGTGGCGCGCCACCTGTTCGCCAAGGCGGTTGGTGGTTTCGTTGAGCCAGGCGGGTTTATAGTTCGGGCCCAGTTCCTGGGAACGCCAGTCCGGTTGTTCGTTGTCGAGGAATTCGGCCAGCTTGATCGGCTCGCCGAAGTTGACCGCGACCTGGCCAAAGCGCTGCTTGAGCGCGCCGATCACTTTGAAGATGTCGAAGATCGATTCTTTCTTCTTGCTCGCGCCGCGCAGCTCGCCCAGGTAGGTGCGGCCTTCGAGTACGCGCTCATAACCGATGTACACCGGCACGAACACGATTGGCATGCGCGAGGAGCGCAAGAAGCTGCGCAGGGTGATCGCCAACATCCCGGTCTTCGGCTGCAACATGCGCCCGGTGCGTGAGCGACCGCCCTCGACGAAGTACTCCACCGGGAAACCCTTGGTAAACAGGGTGTGCAGGTATTCGTTGAACACTGAGGTGTACAGCGGGTTGCCCTTGAAGGTGCGGCGCATGAAAAACGCACCGCCACGGCGCAGCAGGCTGCCGATCACCGGCATGTTCAGGTTGATCCCGGCGGCGATGTGCGGCGGGGTCAGGCCGTTCTTGAACAGCAGGTAGGACAGCAACAGGTAGTCGATGTGGCTGCGGTGGCAAGGCACGTAGATCACCTCGTAACCCTGGGCAACCTTTTGCACACCTTCGATGTTATTGACCTTGATGCCGTCGTAGATCTTGTTCCAGAACCAGCTCAACACCACTTCGAGGAAGCGGATCGCTGTGTAGGTGTAGTCCGAGGCGATCTCGTTGCCGTAGCGCAGGGCCTGGGCCTTGGCTTTTTCCGGGCTGATCTTCTCCCGCTCGGCCTCATCGGCAATGGCCTGGCGCACCAGCGGCATGTTGACCAGGCCCTTCACCAGGTTGCGCCGGTGTGACAAATCCGGACCGATGACCGCCGTCTTCAGGTTACGAAAGTGCACGCGCAGGATGCGTTGGGCCATGCGCACGGTGCGTTCGTGGCCTTTATTGTGCTCGATCAATTCACGCAGGTTGATAGGCGCAGAGAATTGCACCCGGGTCTTGCGACCGAGGATCAAGATGCTCAACAGCCGGCGTAGACGCCCGGTGACGGCCCAGCTGTCGGCAAACAACAGCTTCCACGGGCTGGACTCGCTCTCGGGGGATTGGCCCCAGAACACGCTCACGGGAATGATTTGTGCATTCTCTTCCGCGTGTTCGGTGAGGGTGTTGACCAAGCGGGTCAGAGTGGGTGGCGCCCCGCGCTTGTCCTGGCGACCGAGCCAGTCCGGTTCCGGTGTGAGGTAGAAGAACGCCGCCGGTTCCATCAACGGGCCGACCGATACCGGCAGCACCGGGCGTGGCAGACCGGCCTTGGTGCACTCGGCGTCGACCACGGCCAATTCGGTGAGGGAGGGCGATTGCAGGACGTAGAACACCGGCCGGCTGCGGTCCAGGTTAAGGGTCAGGGACGACTGGTTGATCGTCTCCGAGCGAACCCAGAGGTACAACAGTCGGCGCAAGGTGCCGAACACTAGACGGCGGAACGGGGAACGGGTCATAGGCGTGCTGCTTCAAGTGGAAAAAACCGAGCAGGCGCTCGGGCGGGTAGTGTGCCGTATTCGCCGAAAATCGGCAAAAAAGCAGCGATGTAAACTTGAGTTGATCGTTTTTGAGCCTGTCTTATACTCGGCAGTTCAATGCGAGCGACTCAACAATAAAAATGCATGTGGGAGTAAGACAGATGGCAACGCGTGAAACCGGCAATGTGAAGTGGTTCAACGATGCAAAAGGTTACGGGTTTATCCAGCGTGAAGATGGCAAGGATGTGTTTGTGCACTATCGCGCCATTCGCGGTGACGGCCACCGCTCTCTGGCTGAGGGCCAGCAGGTGGAATACGCCGTGGTGACCGGCGAGAAGGGGTTGCAGGCGGAGGATGTGGTCGGTCTGTAAGGCCGAGCGGCAAGCTGCAAGCTACAAGCTTTTGACTTGCAGCTTGCCGCTGCTTTAAGCCGTTTTCCAGGTGATCTGCTCTTCACCGTCCTCGCTGATGCGAATCCAGGTATCAGCGCTTTCTTCACCTTCTTCCTCAACCCAAGTCCCCGGCGCGCAACGCACTTCCACGTTCAGCGCAGCAAACGCAGCGCGGGCGCAGGCGATGTCGTCATCCCACGGCGTCTGGTCGCTTTCCAGGTACAGGCTGTTCCATTTACCGACGGCTTTGGGCAGCCAGGTAACCGGCACATTGCCGGCCTTGCATTTGTAGGTCTGGCCTCTCTGGACCCAGTCGGAGCACGGGCCCAGGGCGGCGCCCAGCCAGGCGGCGATGGCCTTGTGGTCGACGTCGGCGTCCTTCAGGTAAATCTCGATATCGGGTTGGCGCATGGATGTTCCTCGTTGCGGGATTCGAAAATCCATTCGCGGATGCTGGAAAGTCAGTTATTGAAGCACGAAATAGTCGTAGCGCATCGACACAGTGACCACCAGCGGCTCGGCCGCTTCGATCACCTGTGCACGGCGCTCGGCGCTGGCACGCCAACCGTGGGGTGTCATGGCTAGCAGGTTGGCGCGGTCCTGGGGCTCGGCCAGGCTCAGGGTGAATTCCAGCGTCTCGCTGTGCGCCAGGCTCATGCCGTCCGGCACCAGAGCCAGGTGCTTGTCGTCGGTGTACTCGCGCACTTCGTCGTACAGGCGTTCGCGCAGCTCCATCAGGTGGCCGCTGGTCGGGCCGACCTTCATCAAGCCGCCGCCGGGGCTGAGCAGGCGCTTGGCCTCTTCCCAATCCAATGGGCTGAACACGCTGGCGAGAAACTGGCAGCTGCCTGACGCCAACGGCACTCGGGCCATGCTGGCGATCAACCAGGTCAGCGACGGGGTGCGCTTGCACGCCCGCTTGACCGCTTCCTTGGAGATATCCAACGCGTAGCCGTCGGCGTGGGGCAGGGCGTCGGCGATCTGCGCGGTGTAGTAACCCTCGCCGCAACCGATGTCGACCCAGCGCTGCGGTGCGCGCTCGGCGGCCAGTTCGGCCAGGCGCCTGGCCACCGGGGCGTAGTGCCCGGCGTTGAGGAAGTCGCGGCGCGCTTCTACCATCGCCAGGTTATCGCCGGGGTCGCGGCTGTTCTTGTGCTGCACCGGCAACAGGTTCAGGTAACCCTGGCGTGCGCGGTCGAAACGGTGTCCGGCCGGGCACGCCACGCCATTGTCCACCGCGTTCAGCGGTGCGCTGCAAAGGGGGCACGCGAGCATCAGGCGAGCAACTTGATCAGGGTCTGGTAGTAGATTTCGGTCAGCACATCGAGGTCGCTGGCCAGAATGCGTTCGTTGACCTGGTGGATCGTCGCGTTGACCGGGCCCAGCTCAACCACCTGGGTGCCGAGGGTGGCGATGAAACGTCCGTCCGAGGTACCGCCACTGGTGGACGCCTGGGTCTCACGCCCGGTGATCGCCTTGATGCTGGCCGAGACTGCATCCAGCAGCGCGCCCGGCTCGGTGAGGAACGGCAGGCCCGACAGCGCCCACTCCACGTGCCAGTCCAGGCCGTGTTTGTCGAGGATCGCCGCAACGCGCTGCTGCAGGCCTTCAACAGTGGATTCAGTGGAGAAACGGAAGTTGAACACCGCCGTCAGGTCACCCGGAATCACGTTGGTCGCGCCGGTGCCGGAATTGAGGTTGGAGATCTGGAAGCTGGTCGGCGGGAAGAAGGTGTTGCCGTCGTCCCAATGTTCGGCGGCCAATTCGGCCAGTGCCGGCGCAGCCAGGTGGATCGGGTTCTTCGCCAGGTGCGGGTAGGCCACGTGGCCTTGCACGCCGCGTACGGTCAGGGTCGCGCCAAGAGAGCCGCGACGGCCGTTCTTGACCACATCGCCGACCAGGGTGGTGCTCGACGGTTCGCCGACGATGCACCAGTCCAGGCGCTCCTTGCGCGCTGCGAGGCGTTCGATCACGGCTTTGGTGCCATGGTGCGCCGGGCCTTCTTCATCGCTGGTGATCAGGAAGGCTACCGAGCCCTTGTGGTCCGGGTAGTCGGCCACAAAACGCACCGACGCCACCAGCATCGCCGCCAGGCTGCCTTTCATGTCCGCCGCGCCACGCCCGCAGAGCATGCCGTTTTCATCGATCAACGCGTCGAATGGGTCGTTCTGCCAGGCCTGCACCGGGCCGGTCGGCACCACGTCGGTGTGGCCGGCGAAGCACAGCACCGGGCCTTCGTGCTTGCCGTGGGTGGCCCAGAAGTTGTCCACGTCTTCGATGCGCATTGGCTCAAGCGCAAAACCGGCGTCGCCCAGGCGCTGCATCATCAGCTTCTGGCAATCGGCGTCGATCGGCGTGACCGACGGACGACGGATCAGGTCGATGGCAAGTTGAAGGGTCGGCGAAAGGTCGGCATGGGCCGTCATGGGGGGAACTCCGGAGCTTTTATAAATGAGCAGGCAAGGCGCACAAAACGGCCGTTATCTTATAGCAAAACGGCGGCCAGAGGCCGCCGTTTAGTGCA
The genomic region above belongs to Pseudomonas azotoformans and contains:
- the plsB gene encoding glycerol-3-phosphate 1-O-acyltransferase PlsB, with the protein product MTRSPFRRLVFGTLRRLLYLWVRSETINQSSLTLNLDRSRPVFYVLQSPSLTELAVVDAECTKAGLPRPVLPVSVGPLMEPAAFFYLTPEPDWLGRQDKRGAPPTLTRLVNTLTEHAEENAQIIPVSVFWGQSPESESSPWKLLFADSWAVTGRLRRLLSILILGRKTRVQFSAPINLRELIEHNKGHERTVRMAQRILRVHFRNLKTAVIGPDLSHRRNLVKGLVNMPLVRQAIADEAEREKISPEKAKAQALRYGNEIASDYTYTAIRFLEVVLSWFWNKIYDGIKVNNIEGVQKVAQGYEVIYVPCHRSHIDYLLLSYLLFKNGLTPPHIAAGINLNMPVIGSLLRRGGAFFMRRTFKGNPLYTSVFNEYLHTLFTKGFPVEYFVEGGRSRTGRMLQPKTGMLAITLRSFLRSSRMPIVFVPVYIGYERVLEGRTYLGELRGASKKKESIFDIFKVIGALKQRFGQVAVNFGEPIKLAEFLDNEQPDWRSQELGPNYKPAWLNETTNRLGEQVARHLNEAAAVNPVNLVALALLSTTRLALDEQAMARQLDLYLALLRRVPYSPHTTLPEGDGLALIKHVKDMDLLSEQSDALGKILYLDEQNAVLMTYYRNNVLHIFALPALLASFFQSSSRMSRDQILRYTHALYPYLQSELFIRWSLEELDTVIDQWLEAFVEQGLLRFENNVYLRPAPSSRHFVLLTLLSKSIAQTLQRFYMAISLLLNSGQNSISAEELEDLCTIMAQRLSILHGLNAPEFFDKSLFRHFIQTLLEQDVLRRDEAGKLSYHDLLGELAEGAAKRVLPAEIRLSIRQVALHRVDGAAEAPVEPEATAPEETR
- a CDS encoding cold-shock protein, which encodes MATRETGNVKWFNDAKGYGFIQREDGKDVFVHYRAIRGDGHRSLAEGQQVEYAVVTGEKGLQAEDVVGL
- a CDS encoding putative RNA methyltransferase; translation: MLACPLCSAPLNAVDNGVACPAGHRFDRARQGYLNLLPVQHKNSRDPGDNLAMVEARRDFLNAGHYAPVARRLAELAAERAPQRWVDIGCGEGYYTAQIADALPHADGYALDISKEAVKRACKRTPSLTWLIASMARVPLASGSCQFLASVFSPLDWEEAKRLLSPGGGLMKVGPTSGHLMELRERLYDEVREYTDDKHLALVPDGMSLAHSETLEFTLSLAEPQDRANLLAMTPHGWRASAERRAQVIEAAEPLVVTVSMRYDYFVLQ
- the dapE gene encoding succinyl-diaminopimelate desuccinylase, which codes for MTAHADLSPTLQLAIDLIRRPSVTPIDADCQKLMMQRLGDAGFALEPMRIEDVDNFWATHGKHEGPVLCFAGHTDVVPTGPVQAWQNDPFDALIDENGMLCGRGAADMKGSLAAMLVASVRFVADYPDHKGSVAFLITSDEEGPAHHGTKAVIERLAARKERLDWCIVGEPSSTTLVGDVVKNGRRGSLGATLTVRGVQGHVAYPHLAKNPIHLAAPALAELAAEHWDDGNTFFPPTSFQISNLNSGTGATNVIPGDLTAVFNFRFSTESTVEGLQQRVAAILDKHGLDWHVEWALSGLPFLTEPGALLDAVSASIKAITGRETQASTSGGTSDGRFIATLGTQVVELGPVNATIHQVNERILASDLDVLTEIYYQTLIKLLA